GTTTACATTGCTATTTGTCgcttagttttttttttcctctaatCCGGGATGTCTAGATTTCGCTCAACTAATCCCAAGGCTCCGAGGGTAATCACGCTAAATGCGCTTCGATGGTTTCAAAGTATTTCGAACTTGGAATGAAGTGAATACTTGAATTATTTCTTAACTATTAGATTAAATCCCTTGGTATTGTTACGAGTCGCTTAGTTGTTCTTTGTTTACTACGTATTGACATTTGTGCAGGAAAGCCGGGCCtttgttaattattattatttttggattCAAGCCATTGTATTTTCGCTAAAAGCTGGAAAGCCAGACGGTTGCCGTCTACGGACGTATATTTTATTGGGAATACCGTCCCAAACTTTTGCTATGAGGAGTTTCCTGTCGGAGATTTTGCGGTCGTTCTTCGTCGTTTTCCAAAGTACTTTCTAGCGAAAACTCTTCAATAGGAAGACGTACAAAGAGGCCAAAAGATGTACACATATGTATAATAATCTCACGTTACAGTAGTCTCTGTGTTTTATGTATACAAAATGTTTCTCTTTCAATTGTAAGAAAGGCTCGGACCTAATACAAGTATTGGAAATTGATCGAAGAGGCACGAAGTCCACTCCATAACCATCAGATTTAAAATCTCTTGATACATAATTGACGGTTCGTGTCCAGTACAAGAATGAGCAGATTTAGCAAGGGAAATTACCAAGCAAATGGCTCTCCATAACCATCAGATTTAAAATCTCTTGATACATAATTGACGATTTGTGTCCCGTACAAGAATGAGCAGATTTAGCAAGGGAAATTACCGAGCGAATGGCTCCCTCAGTAAAATTCCCTCGATAATCCCTTGCTATATGTTCCGTCAGGAAAGTTCTCCAGTGGTAGGGATATTCTACAGAATCTTCCCTCTGAAGCTTACTAGGGGATAATTCCGTGAAAAGTAGCTCTGTAagaccaataaaaaaaataaaaaaataagttaattaaattatgCGAGGGATGGTTCCCTCGGTAATCCGTTGGGAACGATGGCATGAGAAAGCTTTAATTTATCTTTCTGACACTTAATCAAATTCCGAACTATCGAAACCAACAAGTGTCAAGCGAAGCGACGTTGTTCTGAGGCCCCATGACTTAGCCTTTAAGGCGCTTCCTAGCCTCTCTAACCGTCTCAACCTctataatgaaattaatgaCCCAAAGGAAACACCTCTTTGTCAAACCATATCCTTAACATGCGCTCCACTCATCGAGCCCTGCACATCTAGTGCTCCACTCATCGAGCCTTGCACTCCACTGCTCCTCTCATTGAGCCCTAGACATCCTAGGTGCTCCGCAAATAAGGTACTGCACGCCCTAGGTGCTCTGCCAGAAAGGCTATGCACGCTTTAGGATCATTGTACCCCCTTAGTgctccacttacgaagccccGCACCCAATGGGGACTACTGTGTATCTCTAGGGAGCGACCCTTCTGACACTCAGGAACTGCTCACCCCAAGTACTCCGCCTGCTAGGCCCTGTACTTTCCTCTGGGTTCCTGGCTCCTCTAACACATAAGGGATCTACACCCAGATACTCCTCCCATGAGGCCCTGTGTTTCAAGGGTGTAATCATGTCTCTAGGGTCTCGGCCCCTCTGACATACCACGCGCTCATAATGGAGTGCTTTGCTCTTAAAGCTCTACATATTCTAAACCCGTGAGTGATCATATCATGAGGCAAAAGCATGGTAACTGAATAAGTTGGCTTTATTAATACCAAGGAGCTAAGTACATTATATCAGTGAAGCACTTTGTGCTAATGATTGAAAAGTAAAACTAAGCGTCAACATAACTTAGTCATAGGTTCAAAAGTAACACTTGCGGAGGTGTGTTGCGTTGAAGGTACGAGGCAGTTTCTTGCCCTCTTTATCTTCCAAGACGTAAGCATTGGGATGGGGCACTCCAACCGCCTTATATGGACCCCCCCTATTAGGGGTCAGCTTGTTGTGGTGAGCCAAGCCcttgaatttattatttcttagaACCCAGTCCCCTACATGGAGCTGCCTCACCTTAACCTTCGCGTGTAGTGCCTAGACGCTGCCTGTCTTGCATGCGCCATGGACTCTGCAACCTCAAGTAGCCGCTCATCGACGGTATCCAGCTCCTCGCGATGTAGTTGCTCATTAAGCTCTTCTTTAAAGAATACTATCCGATGTAAGTAAAGATCAATCTCCGCTGGGAGGACAGCCTCTGAGCCATATACCAAGCTAAATGGTGTCTCCTCCATCGCTGTTTGCGGAATTGTCTTGAACATCTAGAGAACACCGGGGAATTCATCTGTTTAGTTGCCTCTTAATGCCTCGACCCTTGTGCAAAACCCATGGAGCAGAGTCTTATTAGCATTCTCTGTTTGTCCGTTAGTCACTGGATGTCGTACCGATACGAAGCGCTGCTCGATGTGGAGCTCATCACAAAAATCTTTAAACTCTTTTCCTTTGAACTGCGTGCCATTATTAAAAATCAGGATATGAGGAGCCCTAAAGCGACAAGCAATGTTAGCTCTGAAGAGCTTAATCACTGCCTTCTCAATGATGGTCGCTAGTGGCTCTGCTTCCACCCACTTCAAGTACAAGTCTACAGCCACGATAAGAAATTTCCACTTGCCAACAGCAACAGAGAAAGTTCCTAACAATGACGCTTCCCTCTTTCCTTAGGATCTTAACGAATTGGACCCCTTTCGCCTCAACCCCTTCAATAGCAATCTTGCTAAGGGAGTCACATTTACAATTCTCCCCATGTGGGATCAATTCCACCTTGAACTGAGGGAAACCTGCCAACAGAGCCTTTGCTCGCTCTACATACTAGATCATATGGTCTTCTCTGGCTTCACACTCCCATAGCACTTGATTCACAATCAACTGCAAGTCACACTTCACGTGCAAGTTTATGACCCTAGCCCCTCTTGCGATCATGAGGCCTGTGATGAGCGCCTCACACTCCGCCTCATTATTGGTGGCAGGGAAAGTCAACACTAAGGCATACTTCAGTAGGCCCCCTTCTGGTAGGACTAGGACACAGCTAGCACCTACCGCCCTTGCTATCGAAGATTTATCAATCATTAGAATCCATGGTTGGTTGGTAGGCTGCCCTACCTCCAAAGGCTCTGCACCCCCACCAATGTCTTCGTTGATAAAGTCTGCCAAGGCTTGGTCCTTGAATGCTGCCGTCAGAGCATAATCTATGTCGAACTGGCTAAGCTCCATTGTCCACTTCACCATCCTCCCAAATGCATCATACTTCTTGAACACCTGCTTGAGAGGCTGATCCGTAAGCACCACTACAGGGTGAGTCATGAAATATGGGCGGAGCTTCCGTTAGGTTACCACCAACGCGAAACCCCATTTCTCTATAGCCATGTAGTTCTTCCCTGGGAAGAGCACCATACTGACATAGTAAACTAACTGCTGCTCTCTCCCCCCCTCGAGGACCAGAACTGAGCGAACAACAGTGTTAGAAACTCCCAAGTAAGCGAACAGGGTTTCACCCTGCCGCAGCTTCGCTAGGGTCGATAAGGTGTGCAAGTGCTCCTTAATCCCTTAAAAAGTTACTTCGCACTTCTTAGACTTGATAAAATTCCGTGCCCCTTTAAGGGCTTAGAAGAAAGTATAGCACCTATCCCCGGACCTTGCTAGGACCCTATTCAATGCAGCTAACTTACCAGTCAGATTCTGCACTTCATGAGCATTCTTTGGGGAAGCCATACCTAGAATGGTCTAAATCTTCACGGGATTGGCCTTGATCCTCCGCTAGGTGATCATGAACCCTAAGAGTTTCCCTGACAGTACCCCAAAAGCACACTTTTTAGGGTTTAGCTTCATTTGGTATCTCTGCAGAGTGTCAAAGGTTTCTTGCAAATCCACGCAATGACTACTCAGGAAGGGGGACTTCACGATCATGTCGTCCACATATGCTTCAACATTCCTCCCCAGCTGCTCCACGAACATGCTGTTAACCAGCCTTTGGTACGTAGTGCCTGCATTTTTCAGgccaaaaggcatgaccttgtagtaATACACGCCATTGTCTTTAAAGAACGCCATGTGCTACTCATTTGCAGGGTTCATCCTGATCCGGTTGTATCCAAAGTAGGCATCATTAAAACTCAGGAGCTGGTTGTCGTTGTCGAGTCTACCAACAATTGGATTCCCGGTAGGGAATACGCATCTTTTGGACACGCTTTGTTCAAATCCATGAAGTACACACACACCCTTCATTTCCTGTTGCTCTTCTTCACCATCACTGTGTTGGCCACCCATAGTTTGGAACCTGAATTCGCAGATGAAACATGTCGCCTTAAGCTTTGTTACTTCGGCTTTTATAACGTCAAGCCTCTCGCCTAGCAGGGGTCTCTTTTCCTAGATTATAGGCCTTGCCCCCTCTTTGATGCTCAAGTAATGAGTAATCTCGCCCGGGTCAATCCCCGACATGTCAGATCAATCACCTTTATAGTCAGCTCTGCTTCTCGTAAAGCTAACAAGGGGAGTGTTTACTTGCCTTAACATTTCAAGCGAGAGTCCCATCTGGATAAAAGGCCTCGTGCAACAAGATGTCAACGGAGGTTCCAGTGTCGACCAATATCCTCTTCACATCGAACAGGCTAATACGAGTGGTTATAACCAACGCATCATCATGTGGGTATTGTATGTGCTCCGAGTCACTCTCCGTAAATGTGAGCGATACTTCCTTACTCTCCCCCGACCGAACACGCTTCTTTGCAGTGTCCACGGATAAGGCTTGCCTCATGTAGACGTTTCTAACTCTGCCGAAGATCCGCCCGAAGCCTCCCGCCAGCAATTATGTTGATCACCCCATCATGAAAGGTGCCCTCGTATTTGACGCTTGACTCCCTATTGCTCATCCCGACGATAGGGACGATATGCCCCCCTCGACCTTGCAACTCTTCTATTTGAACGTTCGCACTCTGCAAGCGGGAACCTTCTAGGAGATCCCCATCGTAACAGACTCCTCTCGTCACCCTCGCCCTGCATAAAGCCCTTAAGGTGTCTCTGCTGGATGAGTTTTTTTATCGCCTGACCAAGCTCCCTGCATTTATCCACTGCATGGCTGTGAGCCCTGCAGTAGGCGCAAACTTGGACTTGTCCCTTCCAAAGTTCTCTCCCTTCTTGGGAGGCAGAGGTGGCTTCAGCAGGCCAACCTTTCTATCTCGTTCAGCATTAGGGAACGTGGAACTGTCAGGGGGGTGAACGAATCTCCCTGGAGACCCTATCTTCGTTCTTCTTTTGGCAGTCCCTTTCGCTTTTCCCCGATCTTTTCCTTCGCCTTTTTACATGGCGTTAGGGCCTCCTTCAGCTTCATAAACCTCTTATTCCTTGCCGCCAAGTCAGCGCGATCCACCGCTTGTAAAATTATGAGGTCCTTCTTGAAGTCCAAAATCTTCAAACCTCTCTGGAATGCAGAAATTGTCTCGCGCAGAGTGACCTCGAGCACCTCCACGATGACTCCGAAATATCTATCATACTGAGCGCGAAGCGTCTCTCCATCCCACTGCTCTAATCCAAACAAGTAGTTTACGTACTTCCTGGTCCTCTACATTCCTGCGAACCTTTGCACACATGCATCCTGCAACTGCTCAAAGCATTTGATTGAGCTGGCCAGGAGGGAGTTGAACCACTCCGCAACACTCCTAGTCAATGTCGTTGGGAACATGAGGCACTTGACATTCTCATCCCTCGTCCTTCTCAATAGGGACATAATATGCTTTCGGACGTAGTCGTGAGGGTCCGCCTTACTATCATACATAGTGATTTAGGGAAAAGAGAATCTGGGCTGCAGCTGGGTATTTTGGATCTTCGCTGATAGAAGGAGAGCAACATCGGAGTTAAACACAGGGACCCCCATCCTCTTCCTCTCAATCTTCGCAAAGCGTTCCTCGATTATCTTATTGATCTTCTTTGGTGTCAACAAGGTTGGAGCCGTTATTGTGGCTAGGAGTAGCTCCGCAGGCCAAGAAGCACTCTTCTCCTTCAACACCTTCTTTTACTTCTCGAGAGATTCCGAGTACCCGAGCTGACCAAGCATGCGGGACGATTGAGAATCCTCCTCCGACCCCCTCATCTATTCCATGATCATCTTGGCTAAAGTATCCTCTTGGCACTTGATCAAGGCGCGGACTTCCGCCCTAGGAGCCTCGGGAAGGCTGTTGATCAGTTGTTCATCTTGATCAAGGGCTTGAGAGGGTAGAATGCCACCTACTATACTTGAAGCAGCTTTGGGGAGTTGCGCATCATTCGGAGGGTGATTGAAGGTCCTGCTATCTCCAGGTGTTTACTCTCGAATTTCCTTGACTTCTAGTCACAACCATCTCTTGTAGCTTTGAAATGCCCAAACACGAACAAGAACCGGCAAGAGCCTAAACTTGGCATACTGTTCCCATAGATGGTGACAATGTTACGAACTTGTTATTCGGGCTGAATCCACGTGTGATCCTCGTGCTCTCGAACAACCTGCAAAAAGGGAAAGATCGGGGTGGTAGCCCAATTTTCCTCTCCGATGCTCAAGTTGACCAGGGTTCTCACGAGAGCAGTAATATGTTTATCGTAGACAACGGACATACCCTGATATTTATACATGATCATGAAGATATTTGTTACCTTGTTCAATAGGATTCTTGATATATTGCCCAGATATTGTATCTCCCTAAATCAGGAAAGATACTCGGGCTCCACACTGACCCAGGCAAACCGCTTGCTTTGTCGGGCCCTCACTGGGCTCCGCTAAGCCCAGCGGAGTTTCGCCCCTTAGCGGACTTCAGAGGCCTTCATGGCCCACAGGATAACGGGCCCAAAACCAGATCCCTAACAAAATCCATTGAGATTACCTCGTGATAAGGGCCGAAACGACAGCCGAACATGACTAAGTTCAATCAATACGTTGACATCCATAATAtcattgacaaaaaaaaatccctacTAAAAAAAAGTCCCACCTCAGGCTTAAAAGAACTCTGGTCCATGATCAGGGTAAATGCCTCCTAGTTAACAGGCAAATCAAATTACATCGCGCATGTTATTGTCCAATCAGGGAAGAAAAATTACATCCAGTATGCATACAAAAGAATCACGATAACACCAGCAGTATTACGTACATCAaatatcttcttccttttggGATGTTACAGGGCACCACAATAAGCCTTGAGAGAAGAGTCAGCTCCCTTCACGTACTCGGTCCAGTAGAATTTAAGGAACTCGGCATAATCGAAGGGCTTAAAGAGTAACGGGTGTTCTGCGTCCACCAGCTCATCTGGTGTCTTTAATATATATCCAGCTTTTGGGACTGAGAACAGTCCGACCGAATACCTCACCTGGCTTCCGCTTAACATGACGCGATGGTTCGCACTGTGAACCCGTCCATTTGTCCATGCCTATTTTGATCATAAACATACAATACAATCCatagtaattaataaaatgacatTACATAATACAATTAAATTTGGGTATGTTTCTGTAGCAATATTTCATTGCGGGAAGTCAACCTTATAGAGATAGCAATTGAGGCGGAAAActtttattgtaatttgtacaTTTTTTCCTGATACTACTAATCTTTTgtatgtaatttatttattattttatttacgaAAATTTTAATGTACAATCAATATTCATctctattattttaataatttttgaaacttttatattgactttctttataatttatatttatataccgAGCTATTTGTAATCTCATTTGCACTCAACGTCAAAACTAATAGGCGCAATTAATAACTTATTTGATGCATTTAATATGCGAGTGatcaaattatataattttcaaagtaTGAAACCCTAGAGGACTTTTGGGTTTTTTAGGaggtgaagaagaaaaattcggaatgaaagaagagaaaaaaaaagaaataaatattccAATTTAAAAGAAGTATCTGAATCCATAGAAACGGAGATTTGAGATAGAAATTTTCGTCTCATGTGGATACAAACGAGAATTTGAGACAGTTATTTTCGTCTCATTATTAAGAGACGGAATTTTCCATCTCCTAATCCGTCTAAAAAAAGTGACGGAGTTCTACATCCTATTTTCCGTCTCTTTGATGATAgacataattttttgtttcaattaaaatttttcgtcTCAAAATTGAGACACATTCGTTTCATCTCAAAATTCTATCTCTATAGTAGAGACGGAAAGTCGTCTCCATATTAAGAGACAATATTTTCCGTCTCCTAATCTATCTCAAAAAATGAGACGgaaatttttgtcttttttttttgtctatcGGATGGTAGATAGAATTTTGCGtctcaattttaaaatttatgtcTCAAAATAGAAACAACCTCATTCTATCTCAAAATTTCATCTCTTTAAGACACTATTCCTGTAGTGTTTATTGTTCTACAGAAAGAACCTGCAGGTTTTAGCAAACGGCATAAAAAAGAATTGCCTACGTATTGCTCATataagaggaaaaagaaaaataaagatttcctaattttctattaaaatattttttttagtgcAGGTATTTCCTTAAGTTTGTCTGGATTAAGTTACTTTCGAAAAAACAATATTGTAAACCAACGGCACAAAGTCATATCATTATCAtttcttataataaaattgccTACCAAGGAGGATTGCATACACTTAATGTAAATTAAAAACTAGCAAACAGGAGTACATAGTAGAGATaatcttattaattaatcagaTTACGAAATGTTATAAAATGATTATGATgattgtaatttaattaaaaaccTTTATAATATGTAAATGATACAGAGAAAAAAACTATTTGAATAGTCTAGATTctataaaaagaattaatctatgaaaattaaaaactgTTTAACctgtttaatgaaatttgttataatttaatctaatactttttatattaaaatttgtaCAAATTAATGTGCACGTAATTCTGTATAACGCGCTGGATGAAAAATAGTTTAAGCATTATTTTACGAACAACTTTGTTTTGGCCAAATTTTATGAACAGCTGAAAATGCAAATTTTTTTCACCGAAAATTATAAATGCAATCGTTTATTTTGGCATACAACTTTTGGAACCTGTTTTAAAGGACAAAAAgcaatttcattttaaaagaAACTTACATAAAGAGAATCCCCAATCACAACTATGAACGACTCCTGCGAGGGTCGAAGACTGATCCACTCCCCGTCTTTCCTCTGGATCTCAAGCCCATCGATTTGGTTCTGATGCAGTATCGTCATCATGTTCCTGTCCGTGTGCTCGTGTACTCCTAACTTTTTTACAGGTGTCTGCGGTTCTTTATATTTCATGACTTGAAGAAGGTAATATGTGGTGCTTAGATGTTcctctatatatttttc
The sequence above is drawn from the Punica granatum isolate Tunisia-2019 chromosome 5, ASM765513v2, whole genome shotgun sequence genome and encodes:
- the LOC116207299 gene encoding probable 2-oxoglutarate-dependent dioxygenase AOP1, which codes for MASIPQQTKLPFIDFSNGRHKLSPEDPKWAALRTQVRRAAEEFGCFEARFDGVPPDLQNILIGSLPELFDLPLEMKLQIFSSKAFHGYLGQFPAMPLYESLGIDYSDQHEKVEEAVRALWPQGHPTFSKTVQSYSDNLSTLYRIVRRMILESLSLEKYIEEHLSTTYYLLQVMKYKEPQTPVKKLGVHEHTDRNMMTILHQNQIDGLEIQRKDGEWISLRPSQESFIVVIGDSLYAWTNGRVHSANHRVMLSGSQVRYSVGLFSVPKAGYILKTPDELVDAEHPLLFKPFDYAEFLKFYWTEYVKGADSSLKAYCGAL